A window of the Cannabis sativa cultivar Pink pepper isolate KNU-18-1 chromosome X, ASM2916894v1, whole genome shotgun sequence genome harbors these coding sequences:
- the LOC133032156 gene encoding uncharacterized protein LOC133032156 gives MGGSGVGGWGRESFVCRFKTDGKEIVRVTKRRKFSYFSLTPKQSNETFIFELSFPSLSLLRFGRAEGLSLSPLFLSCDFEGLKLSVISNRQFSDLRWCGEIRDVIFSDNGSVTVVYRLTVRGSDGEAFRESSGTISSSDSHIVDPVAAAEEIAFCRACARFGLGLYLYHEE, from the exons ATGGGAGGCAGCGGTGTGGGTGGCTGGGGGAGAGAAAG CTTTGTGTGTCGTTTTAAAACCGACGGTAAAGAGATTGTGAGGGTGACAAAACGACGCAAATTCTCCTATTTTTCACTTACCCCCAAACAGTCAAATGAAACTTTCATTTTCGAGCTCTcttttccctctctttctctcttgcgATTTGGAAGAGCTGAAGGTCTCTCTCTttcccctctctttctctcttgcgATTTCGAAGGTCTGAAGCTCTCTGTGATTTCGAACCGGCAATTTTCCGACCTCC GTTGGTGTGGAGAAATACGTGATGTTATATTCTCTGACAACGGCTCTGTCACTGTTGTGTATCGTCTCACTGTAAGGGGATCTGACGGAGAG GCATTCCGGGAGTCATCTGGTACAATATCGTCTAGTGATAGCCATATTGTGGATCCCGTTGCTGCAGCAGAGGAGATAGCTTTCTGCAGAGCATGTGCTCGGTTTGGCCTCGGCCTGTACTTGTATCATGAAGAATAG
- the LOC115713135 gene encoding uncharacterized protein LOC115713135 — MAALLSAAAPPPSSTFLVNASFPCSSSKPTSLSWASSFPKLGLSFNSITTPLKPPSNLYKDSVIKSAAYTRRSRGEAAKKPNRKSWKQRTEMYMKPFLLNVFFSKRFVHAKVMHRGTSKVVSVATTNAKDLRFQLPSLTDNNACKVIGNLIAERSIEADVYAMAFEPKKNERIEGRLGIILDTIKENGIIIN; from the exons atggCAGCGTTGCTTTCAGCTGCAGCTCCACCACCATCATCAACATTTCTGGTCAATGCTTCATTTCCATGTTCTTCATCCAAACCCACTTCGCTTTCTTGGGCATCTTCATTTCCCAAACTCGGTTTATCCTTCAACTCTATCACAACCCCTCTTAAACCTCCTTCCAACCTCTACAag GATTCAGTCATAAAATCTGCTGCCTATACCCGGAGATCTCGAGGTGAGGCTGCAAAAAAACCAAACCGAAAGTCATGGAAGCAAAGGACAGAAATGTATATGAAACCATTTTTACTAAACGTTTTCTTCTCAAAGCGATTTGTGCATGCAAAGGTGATGCACCGGGGCACCAGCAAAGTTGTATCAGTTGCCACGACGAATGCCAAGGATCTAAGGTTTCAATTGCCATCACTTACAGATAACAATGCCTGTAAGGTTATAGGAAATCTGATTGCAGAGAGGTCAATTGAAGCTGATGTATATGCAATGGCATTTGAGCCAAAAAAGAATGAGAGAATCGAGGGTAGGCTTGGGATTATTCTTGATACCATCAAAGAAAATGGTATCATTATTAACTGA
- the LOC115695041 gene encoding uncharacterized protein LOC115695041 has translation MMGMQPEQWLICPWNSGDHWLTIMIHANTQSVAYLDSTNDFIRTDIMKCIQKAVDMYRIEKNIRNKGPVKINQYTCRQQPDGVQCGYYVMKIIQSFMTVVNPASFLKNNFKLDAPYSNEEINAVRDEFAEFVKPLIID, from the exons ATGATGGGTATGCAACCTGAACAATGGTTGATATGTCCGTGGAATTCAGG TGATCACTGGTTGACAATTATGATTCATGCCAATACTCAAAGTGTTGCATATCTTGACTCGACGAATGACTTTATCCGAACTGATATTATGAAATGTATCCAAAa aGCTGTGGACATGTACAGGATCGAAAAAAATATACGAAACAAGGGTCCAGTAAAAATCAACCAATACACGTGTCGACAGCAGCCGGATGGAGTACAATGTGGTTATTATGTTATGAAGATTATTCAGAGTTTCATGACGGTTGTTAATCCTGCAagctttttgaaaaataat TTCAAGTTAGACGCTCCCTATAGTAACGAGGAGATCAATGCCGTACGGGATGAGTTCGCCGAATTTGTGAAGCCATTGATTATAGATTAA
- the LOC133032595 gene encoding uncharacterized protein LOC133032595, which produces MHWTLVVVTPRKIIHLNPISGRPIPEVIEQMIGRAFMYIGNAHDYLGPWQGINQANCPRQPKSQECGFYVLKYITDIVARANPSRYIQDQKAFGGKKQYDPKTELLPLQRKWIEQLMAVIHGDD; this is translated from the exons atgcattggacactagtggtggttacgccaaggaaaattatccatttaaaccctataagtggccgcccaattcccgaagtaatagaacaaatgatcggaag ggcattcatgtatatagggaaCGCACATGactatcttggcccgtggcaaggaattaaccaagcaaactgtccaagacaacctaaaagccaagaatgcggtttttatgttttgaaatatatcactgacatcgtcgcacgtgccaaccccagccgttacatacaagatcaaaaagct tttgggggtaagaagcaatacgatccaaaaacagaattgttaccactacagcgaaagtggatcgaacaattgatggcggtgattcacggtgacgattga